TAAATCGCGATCTAGAAAAAAGTTACTTCCATTTTTCTGCTGCAGCAAAAGATAACGATCCAAAAGCACTATATCAACTTGCTACATTAGGGTTTAAATACCCTTTCCTGATTGAAAATGATTATGACGTAGCATTAAAACAGCTAACTATAGCGGCCAATAACCAATATGAGCCAGCCACGTTCCAATTGGCTAAGTTGTATGATCAAGGGTATCAAATTAAGCAAGATTATAAAAAAGCACTCTATTGGTATCAACAATCTGCAGATTTTGGTAATAATCAGGCGATGTATAATTTGGCAAGTATGTACGCGAATGGAGATGGCGTTGCTGAATCTTATGAAAAAGCGGAATATTGGTTAGAAAAAGCAGCAACTAACGGTAATGAACGCGCACAAAAATTACTTTCTGAACAATAGTACTTATTGTCCCTCTCACTTTATTTTTCATTTCATCCCCCCTTTATTTCCTCTGAATTTAAAACAAAAAAAACTTGCTTGGCGAATCATTGCCAAGCAAGCGTTCCCGTTAATAAATAACGATAATCAATAAATTTTAATCATCAATTTTTATACCAAAGGTTAGTGTTACCGTATCGCCAGGTATAACTGTTCCAACTGTTCCTGTAATTGTGCCTGAACTACCATTCACTATATTATTCACCGTACCAGCAGTAATTGATGGTACGCCACCAGCAACAATAAATGAGGTATAAGCAGGCGTTATATCTGAAATTGAAACATTTAGTGCATCTTTAATCCCTACATTTTTAGCGATTAATTGATAGAGTACGCATCGGCCTGGCTCAACTGAAAGTTGAGTCGTTAAATAAGGGCCATCAGCAACACCGTTACAAGTGGTATCAATCGCTTGAAGTTTTTTCACCTCCATATTGGTGTTAGATACTCTTGTTGAATCAATGATTTCAATCACACCACAAGGGCTTGTTAGGGTTAATGTAGTAAGGTTTGTAACACCTTCCTGCGCATTTGCAGGCACAAATACTTTCACTAAGAGCAGTTTTGTAGATTGCCCTGCAATACTTGTAATAGATGTAATAGCAACATCTGCGTTGGTTAAATCACCAGAATTATCGGTATCTTCATAAATGACAGAAGTAAACCCAGCGATACTGTTTACAACTCCAATGGTTATAGGCCCAACGGCATCATTACTGTTATTTGTTAAGGTATGAACATACACTTTTGATCCACCAACATGTGTCACACCAGCCAGATTATTTGATGAGCCCACACATAAACCACTGTTATCTACAGTAACGGCATCATGTTTTGTATCTGTTGCCCCTGTGGTATCGGAAGTAACTTTAAAGTAGATAGATTGTGTTGTACTACCTGCAGAAGCAGGGACGGTGACATCTGCGTAGACAAGTACAGCTGCATCTGGGGCTAAAACAGGGATACCAGAGATAACATTGTCAGTTGCGTCTTTGAACACAACAGTCCAATCTGCAGGTAAATCCCCTGCATTAAAATCATTATCACTGTATTCAAGTTTATAACCATCCGCGGCTGCTGATGTATTGGTAACGTATAAGGTAAAACGTGTTGTCTTACCAGGCTCGACACTATTTGTGGTAACCGCCGAGGCTTCTGCACCAGCACCAAAACCACAGTTGTCATCAGCAGCATCACAGCTATCTTCTGTTGTGGTTGCTGTTTCAGCGCGGAAGTTATTCGTTAAATCAACCGTGCTAAGTTCGATAGCACTTAACTGATCGATAACCGTATTCGATTTCGAAATGTCATTCGATGAGGTTGCTCGTTTAACGACTTCAAATGGCCCACCCGTTGCATTTGGCGGTAACGTTGCCACTAGCACCACTTTATAGCCACAGTTACCGTTTACATCTGTTACTTGATAAATACGACAGGTTTGTCCTGACGCTGGGATCCTACCAGTATCAGGATTACTATCGTTATCTGTATCAACTAACGGTGTAACGCCATCACTTTTATAAAGGAAGAAGCTAGTGCCTGCTGGGAAGGTAGAGGTTTCATAAGTAATGTTAAATGTATCTTCCGCATTACTTGTGTTCCAAATATAGTTGGTAAAGTAAACACGCTCACCTTGTTTCGCTGATGGTACATTCACAGTTTCATGATTGGTATCATCATTACCATCACAGTTACTATCTGTACCTGGTGTACAACCACCGTTATTTGCTATCACACTATATTCAGCATTGATTCTGAACGGCACAGTGTTGGTATCAGTAGATTCCAGTTCGCTATTATCAACTTGCCCACTGTTATCTTCATCGAAACCATAAACACCAAAGTTATAAACTGTACCCGCTGGTGCGCCATTATCAATCATCACTTCAAATGAAATAGTTGCTGATTCGTTTGAAGCTAGACCATCCATTGTAAATTCAACAATATCGCGGGTTGGACAACTAATTGGGTTATTAATACAAGTCGTGAAACTCAAATCTGATGTCCCATCAGAGCCACTACCACCAGCGGTATTATTTGATGGTGATATCTGCGTACCCGAGACACTCCAATTTACACCACCGTTAAAGCGCATTCCTTCAGGCAATTCATCTTTTAAGATAATGCCATTGGTATTGGCAGGATTCATATCCGTGATACCAATATTGGTATACGTGAAAGTAACAGTATAAGGCCCGCTTGGTGCAGCGCCATTATCAGCACTGATTGCTTTTGTAATATCAATAATCGGTAAATCAGTGACAGTTACTGTATCTGTATTAGTTTCATTACCAACCATACCGTTAGCAACGGGTACACCGTTCACATTCACTTGCTGACTGGTTGCGGTAATGGTTAATGAATCAGACTGGTTAAGTGCAGCCGCTGCATCAATATCAGTCACAATTACAAAGGAGTAACTTTCGCCCGGAGCCAATGGTCCAATAATATCTGAGTTAGGATCTATCGCTGCAGCTCCAGCATCGGCCACGCCATCATTTGGCGAAACATCAGGATAAATCGATGCACCAGAAATAACCGTTCCAGGTGGAACAATATCTAAATCATAAGTATCAGTAACATTACCTGTGTTAGTTAGCACATGAGTAAAGGTTACCTGACCACCTGCCGCACCTAGTTTAGACTGATCAAACGTCAACGTCATTGCAGCTACAGGTTGTACAACAGTTTCAACTAAATTTGACGTTGTACTACGATCGATACCAGCACTGTCTCGATACGTCGCACCTGCTTGGTTTTTTATCACTGTTCCTGATTCAGTTAATGCAACTGCATAAAAACTCATCAATAACGAAACAGGCATCAATACCTTGATGATAAACCTGTAGAAGACATTCATATGACGCTCCTCCGCCGATTATAAGCTATTTACCGGATTCATAATGTTTGACTCCAGTGTTTGCTTTGAATTATCAAAGAACATTGTCACTGGCTCATGATTCGCATCGAGTAAAATAAGTTGGGTACGGCGATTTGCTCGGTTTTCTTTCTCACTGTTTGTTTTAACGAACAGCTCTCTTTCACCCGTACCAATCAGAGCCATCCTTGATGGAGAAATACCCTGACTCTGCAAATAGTTTCCAACTACTTCAGCTCGGCGAATAGAAAGTGCATCGTTATATTCATGTGAGCCAACTGGATCCGTAGAACCAACTACAGCAACATTAAAAGATGGATTCTGTTGCAATACTTTTACTGCATTCGCTAGACGGCTCATTTCAGCTGATGTTAAATCTGATTTATCAAATTCAAAGTTAACAACACTTGGCCAAGCGTCTACCACAACTTTTGGTGCCGCTTTTTGACACGCTAAAGGGCCGTAATCTGCATATATTGCTTTATCACTGACACACCCACTTAGATAGGTACAAACAAGCAATAAAAATAATCTTACTTTCATTAGTTAGTTACCTCTATTCACTCAACCAGCCAAACAAGCCTTCATCAAGTTTGAACATCATGTTGAAATAAAAACCTTGCAGGTTATAACCTTGTGGGTCGAGATCGCTGTCTTTGAACCCAATACCGTTATAGCCAATACCCGCGCGTAAATTTTTCATTACTAGATAGTTGATACCTAAGCCATATGAATAACGGCGACTACTTAATCCATCGGTACCGAGTACACCTGCGTGTAAATCAAGATCCCAACGACGATTGAGGTAGTAAATCACGCGTCCATCAATAATGGTTGATACTGAATCGTAGCTATAATCGTATTCGTTATAGTCTTCCCACTTAACCCCTAAGCGGCCCGATAGTAACCAATTTGATGCTGGCTGATAGTTATGGTGTGTTGATAGAATATGAGCGGTACGTTTGACATCATTGCGGTCAATCTTCCACTCATAAACACCTAGCATGTTATAGACGTTTGTTAAACGTGGACGGTATGAAATACCTAAGCTTAAATGTTGGTTCCAAGTGTTAATCGCTGCATCATTATCAACATAGCGGAACTCTTCACGAACCAAACCACTCCAATCTTGGGTCAAACGCGTTACCCATGCCCCTAGTAGACCATAGTAATCTTCGGTATCACCATGACGATATTCGATACGTCCTGTGGTTTTATAATTTGGGTTACGGATATCAGCGATACCTAATGAAACAGCCACGCCTGATGTACCTTCACCTTTAATGACTTCGATATATTCAGCTGATGGGTCAATGCTGATCCCTGGCACCAGTTCAAACTTGCCACGGTAACCATTCGCCACTTCCAGAATACGGCCGTCTGATGCACCTCGTTGACGGAACTCACTGAAAGTACTACCACCATGCTGCCAATCTACATCAATACCTGCGGTTAATAAGCTGGTAGTACCGCTACCTAAGTTACTAATACCGCCTAGTGAATCAATATATTCATAGTTAGCATAAAGGTTCGCTTGTTTATGTATATTCCAATCCGCTTTGATATTGAAACGCTGCTGTGCGTTGCTATTGAAGCTACGCTCATACTCTGTATCGAAACGACCAGCTCGATTAAAGAGGTTAAAGCTGCGACCTAAACCGAAGATTGCTGTAGTGAATTGTTCGGTTTCACCCGTGCTGGTTTCATTTTTGATGTAACGAGAACCTAAACGAGTCGTCCATGCACTGCCAAACAGTTTAGTATCTAACGTAGCGCCAGCTGACTGTTGTTTCTCGCTCGTTTCTAGAGATTCAGAGTGGGACGCTTCAACATTCAAGTTAGTTAAACCCATTAACTTCTGACGATGACGTAAGCGAACTTCTTGTCGTGCTGGCGTCACACCACCAGTTATGTTGGTAAACCCTTTCTCTGCATATGCATATTCTAATTCGGTTTGACTTGAATCAGTCCAATCACGCTTCAAGCGAAGTTTTACTGCTGTACCGCGTTCAAGTTTTTGACCATTAGTCGTAGCATTAGAAGTGATAGTATTGGCACTTTCACTACCTTCATGGCTCATTGTTGCCACTGAAGCAGTTAATTGTGTTTGGCTATCAATATTGTAGTTAGCCCAAAGACTCCCTAGCTTATAGCCCTCTAACTCATGTGTATTTTGCTCGTATGATAAACCCATAGCGAGCGATGGTGTAAAGAGGTAAGAGAGACGACCACCAGCGATAGTATATTTATCACCATCACCTTCTAAGTCATACGATATGCGTACTTTTATTGGGTCAAGATTTTCATCGATACTTGGGATCACTCGGTTGAACATAATTTGTCCAGTGAAGTAATCGATAGTGTAATCAATGTAGCGAATTAAGTTTTGTTCGGCTAATACTAAGCCAGGATTATCACGGCTATAAGTCACTAACGTAATGGTATCGCTGTGGCGGATAATACGACCGTCACCTATGTCGTAAAACATCGCTGTACCGTTACCATTAATTTCAACGACTTTATGTAAATCTTCAGGTCGTGCGGCATAAGCTTGCGCAATAAAACGACCATCGTTGTACATACCGTTAAAACCGTTCAGCACTTGGCTTGTGATACCTAAGTCAGCCACATCCGCACCATCTGATGTGCTGTAATCACCCCACATCGCAAAGTGACGTTCTCTTTCTAACTTAGCGAACCATTTACTGGTACTGCGTGCATCATAACCACGGATACTTGCATCTCCTGGTAATGGATAGTAACTATCAGGGGCGATTTCACGTAGATATTCTTCGTCATCCTTGTCGCTGTCATAGCTTAATGTTAAGTGCATGCCTCCTTTAACCTGACCTTTCATAAAGATGGCTGCACGTTCATCATCACTATAACTATCATCTTCATAGCCTTCAGCTTGGCGAGATGGCTCTTCACCACTGATTCGACCATAGCGTCCAGTATATTCAAGTAAGCCAGAAACAAAGAGTGGGCGAGCTGCCGCTACTTGGTATACACGAGCGGTGTCAGCGATATCATTTAATGACGCAGTGATATCCATTGCACCCGTTGTATTCGAACTACGTAGGTAAACTGTTTTCTCTCCGTTTACGACACGTACTTGATGACCTGTTTCATCAGGGTGAATATCAGGCTCTAACCAATTATTCTCTTTATTTGAATTCAAGGTTACGAAGTAAGTACCACGGGCTATCTTGTTATTCTTATCAAATAGCTTGATATTGAGTGGAATAACAGAGCGTCCACCATCAGCATGTAATACCTTGCCATCAGTGCTTAAGCTAATTCGATCAGCTGAATCAGGATGAGAGAACACTTTACTTAATAATGTACGCTCATTTCCGAAATCATCTGTCGCTTTCACTTCAACAAGGTTATCGCCAGGCTCAAGATTAACCCCATACCAACCGAGTATTTGTGCCTTTTCTTTCTCATTACGAATTTGCTCACCTAACTGCGTATCGCTCACTTTACTACCATTCACATATAGCGATGGTTTAACAGATGCAGGGACAACGATAATGAAACGTCCGTGGTAGCTATAGTCGCCTTTTGGCCAATACCATGTTCCTTTTTTCGCTTCTGCACGCGTAATTTTTGCAGCATCTTTTTCTGGTAATGGGATATCTTCTTCTATCTTGTTATCAATATTGAGGCGAGCAGCATAAGGGATGTTGTTATAAGACGTTTCCACTACTTTGGTATTAAAATTACTGGTTTGAAGTTTTTGCTGTAGTGGAACGAGTAGGTCTTCTTTATCAGCAAAACCAAATCTTAGTGATGCATCATCACCCGCAAGATAAACATACGCTTCATCCTGAACACCTGACGGTAATAGGTTATAGAACTCTTTCATTGAACGCTCACTACCCGAACGTAACTCAAGAGCATAACCTTTGAAACTATGTAACGTTGGTGATAGCGATGACGCTTCGTTGTTAGACGTTGTTGCTTTTGGACCACTAACAATACCCGAGGTTAATTCATTTCCTTTACGCTCA
This genomic window from Photobacterium angustum contains:
- a CDS encoding OmpA family protein, which produces MKVRLFLLLVCTYLSGCVSDKAIYADYGPLACQKAAPKVVVDAWPSVVNFEFDKSDLTSAEMSRLANAVKVLQQNPSFNVAVVGSTDPVGSHEYNDALSIRRAEVVGNYLQSQGISPSRMALIGTGERELFVKTNSEKENRANRRTQLILLDANHEPVTMFFDNSKQTLESNIMNPVNSL